In Plasmodium gaboni strain SY75 chromosome 14, whole genome shotgun sequence, one genomic interval encodes:
- a CDS encoding putative DNA repair helicase, with product MIEQKIHKRYKIVKKDDVNHRYTINDIEVYFPYELYDCQYNYMLSVLSALKKRENAILESPTGTGKTLCLLCASISYVVDILEKKGHFNENINISENNKNISLEFGKNSESVQKKVVVNEFPKIIYASRTHSQLKQVIKELKNVYFIKNNEKYKLLTTILGSRDQLCVHNINYNYKGTLLNNMCKRTRKNGECIYHNGLKYLYKLKHLFTTPMDVETLSEIGKGNSVGQNIHFCPFYATREIQNECHIILLPYNYLFEESTRKILKLNLENSIIIIDEGHNIENVAEDAVSFKLKDTDLNLFLEALKATLTILEKVNEIDKEIKDKINIDELFILNRSINALITWLTNLHLEKNEKKKIKEKHKIYQGKQIFEIFEKNSINITKDNFDNFNNLLSAMIELLNKYTNDFKLSQMDVKNINRFIASIDHVKKAFGILFSDIVKNCIEYFNLYINEEKINNTDTFNNYNNNNNNSVGGNVESMNFINSGKYYDGMNRFIKKKIAYDNNNNDIFGSNNIYSNTPSNTLNNNNNNNNNSGVCKTISLLCFSATASLCGIIKEKINSIIVTSGTLSPIEPFSKQLSGNYFSFKHILENDHVIKSHQLFVGCMTHYNNQILLSTYENRANENYIRSLGNCIFDIIVCIPYGVLIFFSSYSSMTETVNSWKRMKIYDKINTYKTIFVEPNKATDLKDILDQYEILIKKKRKGAILMGVCRGKISEGIDFKDDCCRGVIICGLPYGNVYDSKIIFKKEFLDNFKYNKIEEGSNSSNITSNNNISKGNKWYNEEAMRSINQSIGRVIRHKNDYGAIFFLDSRFSNNQRIKEISKWVRTHFRIYRDVEQIQSDIDKFFELFKGLNDRLQLESDQNKNQTSNKTKLMNNYNDNMYDINNSNTISEGGFTIKDNNQSIDNVNNNSSTKLIGKNFQDCFIKSDKNKKSNKHDMPQNKFSFNPSKKMKNQPKILSMIQNITKGKNPEKKSIYIDNKNENDIDTQNNNNNNNNNIFKNKEQSDVNSKCSSLKLDNAKLLIASFREILSKDIYDKFFELIKETKKKSNEKKYEILINNILELITQNFIKGNKEIKNYNISDEKQKHILFNDIMNDQELIDIWKLLIKLINNFFPVQEKEKCFFILQKRFKERTTDFDELEKYVYNYRLEKIEII from the coding sequence GTATTGAGTGCTTTAAAAAAGAGAGAAAATGCGATATTAGAATCTCCTACAGGCACAGGTAAAAcattatgtttattatgTGCAAGTATTAGTTATGTTGTTGATATATTAGAAAAGAAAGGACATTTTAATgagaatataaatataagtgagaataataaaaatatatctttagAATTTGGAAAAAATAGTGAAAGTGTTCAAAAGAAGGTAGTAGTTAATGAATTTCCTAAGATAATATATGCTTCAAGAACACATAGTCAATTGAAGCAAgtaataaaagaattaaaaaatgtatattttattaaaaataatgaaaaatataaattattaacaACGATATTAGGTTCACGAGATCAATTATGtgttcataatattaattataattataaaggtactttattaaataatatgtgtAAACGAACAAGGAAGAATGGTGAATGTATATATCATAATGGcttaaaatatttatataaattaaaacatttatttaCTACTCCTATGGATGTAGAAACATTAAGTGAAATAGGCAAAGGGAATTCTGTTGGTCAGAATATTCATTTTTGCCCTTTCTATGCTACTAGAGAAATACAAAATGAATgtcatattattttattaccatataattatttatttgaagAAAGTACACgtaaaatattaaaacTAAATTTAGAGAATAgtattataattatagaTGAAGGACATAATATTGAAAACGTAGCAGAAGATGCAGTGtcatttaaattaaaagataCAGATTTGAATTTATTTCTAGAAGCTTTAAAAGCAACCTTAACCATATTAGAAAAAGTAAATGAAATagataaagaaataaaagataaaattaatattgatgaattatttattttaaatagAAGTATAAATGCCTTAATAACATGGTTAACTAATTTAcatttagaaaaaaatgaaaaaaaaaaaattaaagaaaaacataaaatatatcaaggaaaacaaatatttgaaatatttgaaaaaaatagtataaatattactaaggataattttgataattttaataatttattatcagCTATGattgaattattaaataaatatacaaatgaTTTTAAATTATCTCAAATGgatgtaaaaaatattaatagatTTATTGCTAGTATAGATCATGTTAAAAAAGCATTTGGTATATTATTTAGTGATATAGTAAAAAATTGTattgaatattttaatttatatataaatgaagaaaagATAAACAATACAGACACATTCAATAattacaataataataataataatagtgtTGGTGGTAATGTGGAATCTAtgaattttattaatagtggtaaatattatgatgGTATGAATcgttttataaaaaaaaaaattgcatatgacaataataataatgatatatttggaagtaataatatttatagtAATACACCATCAAATACAttaaacaataataataataataataataatagtgGTGTATGCAAAACTATTTCCTTGTTGTGTTTTTCAGCTACAGCTAGTTTATGTggaataataaaagaaaaaataaattctATAATAGTAACATCTGGAACTCTTTCTCCTATTGAACCATTTTCAAAACAACTAAGTGGGAATTATTTCTCttttaaacatatattagAAAATGATCATGTTATAAAATCACATCAATTATTTGTAGGATGCATGActcattataataatcaaatattattatcaacatatgaaaatagagcaaatgaaaattatatacgATCCTTAGGAAATTGTatttttgatattattGTTTGTATTCCTTATGGAgtgttaatatttttttcatcatataGCTCAATGACTGAAACTGTGAATTCATGGAAGAGAATGAAAATATAcgataaaataaatacatataaaacaatattTGTGGAACCTAATAAAGCTACAgatttaaaagatattttAGATCAATATGAAATtcttattaaaaaaaaaagaaaaggtGCTATACTTATGGGTGTGTGTCGAGGTAAAATATCTGAAGGAATAGATTTTAAAGATGATTGTTGTCGTGGTGTTATAATTTGTGGTTTGCCATATGGTAATGTATATGATAgtaaaataatttttaaaaaagaatttttagataattttaaatataataaaattgaaGAAGGTTCGAATTCTTCAAATATAAcatcaaataataatatatccAAAGGAAATAAATGGTATAATGAAGAAGCTATGAGATCAATTAATCAATCTATAGGAAGAGTTATTAGAcataaaaatgattatggagcgattttttttttagattcacgtttttctaataatcaaagaattaaagaaatatcTAAATGGGTTCGAACACATTTTAGAATTTATCGAGATGTAGAACAAATACAAAGTGATATAGATAAATTCtttgaattatttaaagGTTTAAATGATAGATTACAATTAGAAAGTgatcaaaataaaaatcaaacatctaataaaacaaaactaatgaataattataatgataatatgtatgatattaataatagtaatacAATAAGTGAAGGAGGTTTTACTATTAAAGATAATAACCAATCTATAGAcaatgtaaataataatagcTCAACTAAATTAATAGGAAAAAATTTTCAAGattgttttattaaaagtgataaaaataaaaaatcaaataaaCATGATATGCcacaaaataaattttcatttaatccaagcaaaaaaatgaaaaacCAACCGAAAATTTTAAGTATGatacaaaatattacaaaaggaaaaaatccagaaaaaaaaagtatatatatagataataaaaatgaaaatgatatagacacacaaaataataataataataataataataatatttttaaaaacaaagAACAATCAGATGTTAACAGTAAATGTAGTAGCTTAAAATTAGATAATGctaaattattaatagCATCCTTCAGagaaatattatcaaaagatatatatgataaatttTTTGAACTTATTAAAgaaaccaaaaaaaaaagtaatgaaaagaaatatgaaatattaattaataatatactaGAATTAATTACtcaaaattttataaaaggaaataaagaaatcaaaaattataatatttcagatgaaaaacaaaaacatattctttttaatgatattatGAATGATCAAGAATTAATAGATATATGGAAATTActtattaaattaataaataatttctttCCAGTTcaagaaaaagaaaaatgcTTTTTTATCTTACAGAAGAGATTTAAAGAAAGAACAACAGATTTTGATGAACTTGAAAAATATGTGTACAATTATAGGTTAGAAAAAATTgaaatcatataa